The sequence below is a genomic window from Massilia oculi.
TTCGCGCAGCTCGAGGATGATCGTGGTCTCGCCCGGCTTGGAAAAACTGCGGATCGTGTGGATATAGGGCGTCTCCTGGAGCTTGCGCTCCAGCGGGTCGGTCACCTGCTCGGCCATCTGCAGCGCGGTGGCGCCCGGCCAGACGGCGCGCACCACCATCGCGCGGAAGGTGAAGGGAGGATCCTCGTCCTGGCCCAGCTCGAAGTAACTGAGGATCCCGAACAGCATGCAGGCGGCGATCAGGAAACGCGTGAGGGGGATGTGCTCCAGCGCCCAGCGCGACAGATTGAAACCCTTCATTTGCCGACCTCGCCCGACACGATCGCTTCGGTGTCGGCGCGGCGCGAGACGTCGGCGGTGAGGATGCGCACCTTCTGGCCGTCGCGCAGCAGGTTGACGCCGGCGGTGACGACGTTCTGGCCGGCGGCCACCTGGCCCGTGACCAGCACGTCATTGCGCACCTGGCCGACCACCTGCACCGGCACCAGCTTGACAGCGCCGTTCTCGACGATCCAGACCGAGCTGGCGCCCTTGTGCTGCACCAGCGCGGTCAGGGGCAGGCGCAGGCCGGCCGCGCCATTGCCGCCCGTGGCGAGTTCGACCGTCGCCGTCATGCCCAGGCGGACTTCGGCGTTCTCGGGAATGGCCACCTTGACCGTATAGGTGCGGGTGGCCGGATCGGCCACCGGCGACACTTCGCGGATCTTGCCGCGGATCGCTACCGCCTCGTTGGCCCACAGGCGCACGGTGACGTCGCGGGCCGCGCGCAGCTGCCCGACCTTGTCTTCGGGGATGCCGATCACCACTTCCTTCTCGACGGTTCTCGCCACCCGCACCACCGGGCTGCCGGGTTGCACCACCTGCCCCACTTCGGCCTCGATGGCGGTCACCACGCCGTCGGCGTCGGCCGCCAGGTTCGTATAGTTGGCCTGGTTGGCCTGGCCACGCAGCCCGGCGCGGGCGGCGTCGACATTGGCCTGGGCCGCCTTCAGGGCGCTCTGCTTGGCGTCGAGCACCGCCTGGCTGACGAAAT
It includes:
- a CDS encoding efflux RND transporter periplasmic adaptor subunit, producing MFSRISSSALRAAVLAPLAAALVACSKPAPPAEDVRPVRVTTLAADTAGERLEFSGDVRPRYESQLGFRVGGKIVERKVDVGATVRRGDVLMRLDPQDLRLAESQARATLRAAETERDLARADYKRHVDLRAQNFVSQAVLDAKQSALKAAQANVDAARAGLRGQANQANYTNLAADADGVVTAIEAEVGQVVQPGSPVVRVARTVEKEVVIGIPEDKVGQLRAARDVTVRLWANEAVAIRGKIREVSPVADPATRTYTVKVAIPENAEVRLGMTATVELATGGNGAAGLRLPLTALVQHKGASSVWIVENGAVKLVPVQVVGQVRNDVLVTGQVAAGQNVVTAGVNLLRDGQKVRILTADVSRRADTEAIVSGEVGK